The sequence below is a genomic window from Prinia subflava isolate CZ2003 ecotype Zambia chromosome 11, Cam_Psub_1.2, whole genome shotgun sequence.
TGTTCCACTGGCAGAGCACGGGAAAcagaaaagtccttgacttagaGTAAGCACTATTgcaacaactaaaacatcagtgtgttatccAGCTTCCCTCTGAAATGCCCACACACACCcagaaaaggtttttcagaaattaaaaagcacaaaTGCATCCTTGAGCTGAGGAGAAGGGGGGTGTTTTATTCTTGCAAGTAATAAACCTCATCCTGTGTATGGGGTAGCTGGGAGATTCATCCTCATACAGAGTATGTCTCATAAGAATCCATCAGACACATCAGTcttccagaggctgcaggacaAGGTGCCTGGCTGAGGCATCCCAATGTGTTCCCATGCcaccaggggctggggagcttGCTGAGCCAAGAGCAAGGGCTAACCTTGGGAGCCCAATTTTCCAGGCAGTCCATCAGTTTCCCTAGCCACTGCCCCAGTTCCTCTATGCGATCCCCAGGTCCCTCTACATCACGGTGAAATAAAGCACAAGGAAGACGATCAGTGCCGAAACACAGAGCAAAGAGAGGCCGATGCAGCAGCACCATTTCCAGGAGAAGTTGCAATTGGAGGGTGAGGGGTGCTGGGTCGAGGCTGCATGGGGCCTTAAGCCCTGATGTCTCAGGGTCTGAGAGGTCCTGGACACATTTGCATTCCGGGCAAcccgtgctggggctggctgcaaCTTAGTGCAGTGGGTCCTGGCCTTGCCCACACCAATCAGGGGCTTACAGTCATCTGATCCCAGCGATGACCACGACTCAGTGCGATGGGTCCGGGCCTCCCTCATATCTGTGAAGGACCTCCAGGCATCCGGTGCCCAGGCCAGCTGTGACTCGGTGCCGTGCATCCTGGCCTTGTCCCCATCTGTCAAGGACCTCCAGACATCCGATGTCCAGGCCAGCTGTGACTCAGTGCTGTGCATCCTGGCCTTCTCCCCATCTGTCAAGGGCTTCCAGGCATCCAGTGCCAGGGCCCTCTGTGGCCTGTTGCAAATGCCAAGCTGGCAGGCCTCACAGTGGGCACAGTCGTGTGGCCCCGTCACCGGTGTATCGACCACCACTTCCAAGAGGTCAGAGGGCTGGACAGGCTTCTTGTAGAAATACTGGAGGATCTTTATCACCAGGTTGTGCAGAATTGCCTCCGTAGTCTCCAGGCTGAAATCAGGATCCTCCAGCCGGGGGTTGGGGCAGCGCCTGCATTTCTGGCGAAAGATTCGCATCTGTACCGTGCCCCAGCCTTGGCAGTGGCACATGTGGAACAGGATGTGCACTTTGGCAGAAGACCACTCATGaaagcactgggagcactgaaACCTATCAGGGCAAAGAGGAGACCAGCTCATCCCAGGCACCCCACGCTGAGCCAGAGGCTTTCAGCACAGTCAGTAGGGACGAGGGTTAACACAGACTATGGACTAACTTCACTCATGCCAGCCTTACACCAAACTGTCCTCCCCCTAACAGCATGATGCCAGTCTGGGAAATTCAACACTGATGTGAGCTGAGGGCTGGCCCCAGCATTAAAGATTTCAGAAGCCAGTTTGTCTGCTGGGATCCTGGCCCCATTGCCAAAAGCAGGGGCCCTTGGTGTGGCAAGCATCAGGTCTCTATTTGGGATTCCAGCCCCTCACCCGTGTCGGCTCAtcacagctcagcagaaagCCAGCATCAAGCCCAAGACTGGGTAAGAcaataaaaagaagcaaaatagaAGGAAGGTGTGGGtggagggcacagggcaggtgaAGAGATATCTTGAGGGGCCAAAAGGTGTGCAGCCCACAGCTCTTCATCTTGAACAATCTGCATGGGGGCTGGCAACCAGGGTCTCCAATTGCTGCCACTCAGGCAAGGTGTCTGAACAAAGCCCAGGGTGGAAATGTTTGGGATGGGGCCTCTCATCAATAATGGAGAGCCTCTCTCTGCCCAAGGCCCTGCAGCCTGGTGcaggtgcaggggctgctgaggcATCCCCCATGTCCCAGCACACAGTGGTTCACCCAGAAGATTTGGTTCTAGTGGGGTATAACTCCCCCTACTTGCTGAAGGAGCTCTTTTTATCTTGACAACAACATGGAGAAATTCTGGCCAAATAACAGCTGCCCTttggccctggagctgctgaactATTCTCCCCTCCAATTATCGTGTTTTCCAGTTTGGCAATAACCCACAGAGATTTGAACTAAAATGAAGAAACCTTTCACAGCCTCATCCACCTCCAAACTCCCCCTTTTGCTCAAAAACCTGTTTCCTGCAAGcaaattttggaaaacaaaaaggtcTGCATGGGAACCCATCAACCCCGATCCCACTCCAACAGGGATTTCAGCAGCCCCCTACCTCCCAAGAGCACGGCGCTGCATAAACTCCTTCCAGCCAGGCCTGCAGGCCTGCACCTGCAGGTCATCATCCTCCAAAAGTGTCCACGGATCTGTTACATGCATTTCTCCAATCTTCTCTGCAAAAATGTCCTGCCATGTGCCCATAGTTCCACTTGAAGCTGGGAAAGAGGTAGTGACGAAGCCTGCAAGTCAGGCTTGCAGCTTCTGAATGCTGATACACATGTGCAACTGCCCTTTCCTATACTCTTCCTCCTTGTACAATGTCTTTGTGCTTGGAGAGGGGAACCTTTGCTCCTGCATGAGCAGCACCGCCCCATTCCAATCTCTGGGTCAACAGTCTCTCTTGACACTGCACCAGGTTTTAGCCAGGTGAAATGTCCCCTAAAGCAAGGACAAGATGGGTTTCTGCAATATATATACATGAACCTCTGACCTTGGAATGTCACAATGCTGCTTTGTCCATAGGCAGAAAGActggaaacaaaaccccatGCCCATCACATTCATGGCAGTGGAGAGAACTTAGATTTGCCCAGCTTAGGAATAATGAAAGTGAAACCCATCAAAAATGCAAGACTCAGCAGCAGATAAAGCTCCAGATAACCTTATTTCTCTCAAAAGCAGTCACCAACCATGGGCTATTTTTACCAACTTTCAGCCAATTTGAGCAGAAAAAGGCCTAACATGAAACTGCAGGGTGGAAAGTTGGGGAGGACAGCATGGTACATAAAACCAAAAGAGATGAGATGTGCTCTGAGCTGAGAGCACCCAGGCAAGGTATAAAGAGtagggctggggctgcctgcagccctctgCCTCCCAGCTCACCCCTCTCGGGGGGCACAAGTCCCCCAGGAAATCCCATGGAGAGCAATGCAGGACAGAGAGCAGGTTAGATAAGATGCCAAATTATGACAGGTCTTGAGTTTGAGAAAGATCTTGATAAGGCAGGTTTAGCTCCAGGCAGTCCCTGTAGATAAATCCCAGGAACCACAGCTTGGCACGGTGGCTCTGATCTTTGCTGCTAGAAGGGAAAAACCAGCAAGTACGAAGAGCCCTAAAACACCTTCATAATGTGTGCTGCCCTTCCTGTGAGAGTGAAGGCAGGTGACGAGATTCCAGGGCAGAGCAAACCTTCACCttccacattttccttctttgagGTTCCTTCCACTCTCAATTACACCTTGATACCATCATCTGAAGCAGCactggaaggaaagaaagtgCTTGGGAGCACAGAAGCCAAGACAAGGTCTTTAGGAGGCTTATAAGACTTAGAAAGCCCTAACCTACAGATAGGCCCCTTTGCCAAAACTCTTGTCATGGGTTCATTGGATCCTGCTTGGGCTGGAGCAGTAAATTACAAGCAGGACAGTGAAGGAAGGATGATCCCACCAGTGTTTTCAATGTTCACACATGGGAGCTGGGGGACATCCTTGGCACAGATgcatgaggaggaggagatgaagCAGCAGATCTTCCCTGTCTCCTTTCATTCCTTTCCCTGGGCCCCCCATATCTATAGGTTCATTATTGAAGATTCCTTCATGTACCCtgctgttgccatgaattttcctagtttgctgagcattcatattaaaggagaaatgtgcagtttctcacactagtgaattgtaaacacaagaccgtgttttgtaaatattagcaatgttatgaattctttctccaagagaaggggaggttaAATGACAGCCTCCTAGGCCAATGTGATAGAGAGGTAGCGATACCCTTCTCCtatccatggtcaccttgccacaggtatataatagCAAATAAACTGAAGGGcagtcttctgccctgctgctctgttgcacccagatctgtgtccccagtctgttttctggttaggcctccacagTGATACCCTGCCACAGAGGGGTCTTCAGGGCTGCAAATCTCATGGAGCAGAAGGTGGAAGCTATGTAGGGAAAGGGTTGGCCTCACAGCTGGTACCATGGCCCAACATGGCATGGGgacccagccagcagcagggtgaCCAGGATGGAGCCCCCACCCTGCAGCATCTGCCTGTCTCTTTGACCCCTTCTCTGTTATTGTCTGAGATTTACACTGGGGGGGTTGAATGCAGGAAACACCTAAAGGTTTTGACACCTTCCCTTTACATCTAGGGCATGCCTGTGTTAAACAGCTCCAGCTATtttgaggaggaggagcccCCAGGGACATAGCCCTGTGTCCTGACACTCTCATATTcacccaaacaaaccaatcaCTTCATCTGGGGGATCTGTGGTTTCAGCCCAGCTCTTCCTCCTCGAGGCTGCTGACACAGGGCAGAGGGATGCTCCCCACAGGACAGGCATCACTCCCCAAACCTCCCACCCCAGGGCCAAAACACTGCCCCTCTGGCACACTGCTCAGTGGGGATACAGTGGCACACCTGGTGCTGAAATGGGTCCCTGCCTTCAAAACCCAGCTGTGATGGAAACCAGTGCCCTGTTATGTCATGGCAACACAACTCAAATCGCGACCCACAATGTGCTGAGCCCTCACAGTCATCTCTGAGACAGCCAAGTGCTGGTCCCTCTATTAAAGCTTTTGACTTGCTTTTACTAGAGGGACTTTCCTAGAACAACCCACAGAGACGAAATGCTTTGACATCCTGTTCCATTTCACACACacctcctggctctgcccaaGCACCTTGCTGCGTATCAGTACCTGCCTGGAAACAAAAACTGTTCCTACAGGAtctccccacagcctggccTCAGCAGAGAGTGGGGACAAGCT
It includes:
- the LOC134556273 gene encoding uncharacterized protein LOC134556273 yields the protein MSWSPLCPDRFQCSQCFHEWSSAKVHILFHMCHCQGWGTVQMRIFRQKCRRCPNPRLEDPDFSLETTEAILHNLVIKILQYFYKKPVQPSDLLEVVVDTPVTGPHDCAHCEACQLGICNRPQRALALDAWKPLTDGEKARMHSTESQLAWTSDVWRSLTDGDKARMHGTESQLAWAPDAWRSFTDMREARTHRTESWSSLGSDDCKPLIGVGKARTHCTKLQPAPARVARNANVSRTSQTLRHQGLRPHAASTQHPSPSNCNFSWKWCCCIGLSLLCVSALIVFLVLYFTVM